From a region of the Tachypleus tridentatus isolate NWPU-2018 chromosome 1, ASM421037v1, whole genome shotgun sequence genome:
- the LOC143254845 gene encoding uncharacterized protein LOC143254845 isoform X2, with protein MSINSIMSEDKILLSPSTSLDVPNISLTEFLTLGLEKCGDKALIVSHDKSRSYTAQDVLLSSRRFASALVRRGLKVGDVFCICSANNIDFAAAALGAMNAGAIITLGKPMDKAEELCFRLEQTNSVYLLVEKKNLDKAKEATKKIPNFQEILVFEKSEDCPSFLELVEEDDGSAFTGSPDIDPKETPLLLTFSSGTTGLPKPIVHTHATFLSAVIVVTQPTVWKFSQDDIILGMYPFCHVGGFLFLVNVLYQGVTLSVVPSYESDLFLEVIETHKVSVALVAVSILYRLLRDPSVRQYNLTSLKEIITGGAPLNQEDSDDVLMNSLPFLKSFRQVYGLSEALIVASVEKGKTTPNSVGKLTPSTELKVVDLVTGVTLGPNEGGEFYVRSPQVMKGYLNNPKVTAEAFTEDGWLKTGDFGHYDFEGNLYITDRLKEMIKSGFHQVSPTEIETVLCSHEAVEDAAVVGIPNSTLGEVPYGVVVIKPGCQVTPENILCFISARLAPQKQLKGVEILDKIPRSSFGKIELAEAN; from the exons atgagTATTAATTCTATAATGTCAGAAGACAAGATTCTTCTCTCTCCTTCGACTTCACTTGATGTACCCAACATTTCCCTGACAGAATTCCTCACGTTGGGTTTGGAAAAATGTGGCGACAAAGCGTTAATA GTTTCACACGACAAATCTCGTTCTTATACTGCCCAAGATGTCCTTCTGAGCAGTAGACGATTTGCTAGCGCCCTCGTACGGCGTGGTTTGAAAGTAGgagatgtattttgtatttgctCTGCTAATAACATTGATTTTGCGGCAGCTGCATTAGGAGCAATGAATGCAGGAGCAATCATTACTTTGGGAAAACCCATGGATAAAGCAG AAGAGCTTTGCTTTAGGCTGGAACAGACTAATTCTGTTTACCTGCTGGTGGAGAAAAAGAATTTAGATAAAGCGAAAGAAGCGACGAAGAAAATACCAAATTTCCAG GAGATATTGGTGTTTGAGAAGTCAGAAGACTGTCCATCGTTCTTGGAACTTGTTGAGGAAGATGACGGATCTGCTTTTACTGGTTCTCCTGACATTGATCCAAAAGAAACACCTTTACTGTTAACGTTTTCTAGTGGAACTACTGGATTACCTAAACCCATTGTACATACTCATGCTACTTTTCTTTCCGCAGTTATTGTTGTCAC GCAGCCGACTGTTTGGAAGTTTTCCCAAGATGACATTATTCTTGGAATGTATCCATTTTGCCACGTGGGAGGTTTTCTTTTCCTTGTAAATGTTCTATATCAAGGAGTAACTCTAAGCGTTGTGCCATCTTACGAGTCGGACTTATTTTTGGAGGTCATAGAAACACATAAA GTTTCTGTTGCTCTAGTAGCAGTTTCAATACTTTATCGACTTCTTAGAGATCCCAGTGTGCGTCAGTATAACCTTACCAGTCTGAAGGAGATTATAACAGGAGGAGCTCCTCTCAATCAAGAAGACAGTGATGACGTTCTTATGAATTCTCTTCCTTTCCTAAAGTCTTTCCGACAAG TCTATGGATTAAGTGAAGCACTTATTGTTGCTTCCGTGGAAAAAGGAAAGACTACACCTAATTCGGTTGGAAAGTTAACTCCTTCAACAGAACTGAAG GTTGTTGATCTCGTCACAGGGGTCACTTTAGGCCCAAATGAAGGTGGAGAATTTTATGTTCGTAGTCCGCAAGTGATGAAAGGCTATCTTAATAACCCCAAAGTTACAGCAGAAGCTTTTACAGAAGATGGTTGGCTTAAAACAG gaGATTTTGGCCATTACGACTTCGAGGGGAATCTCTACATCACTGACAGAttgaaagaaatgataaaatcagGATTTCATCAAGTATCTCCTACTGAAATAGAGACTGTGTTATGTAGCCATGAGGCAGTAGAGGACGCTGCTGTAGTTGGAATCCCAAATTCCACATTAGGAGAAGTACCTTATGGAGTTGTGGTGATCAAACCAGGTTGTCAGGTGACACCtgaaaatatactttgttttatttcag CTCGTCTAGCGCCACAGAAACAGCTAAAAGGAGTAGAGATTTTAGACAAAATTCCTCGATCATCGTTTGGAAAAATTGAAC TGGCGGAAGCAAATTGA
- the LOC143254845 gene encoding uncharacterized protein LOC143254845 isoform X1 produces MSINSIMSEDKILLSPSTSLDVPNISLTEFLTLGLEKCGDKALIVSHDKSRSYTAQDVLLSSRRFASALVRRGLKVGDVFCICSANNIDFAAAALGAMNAGAIITLGKPMDKAEELCFRLEQTNSVYLLVEKKNLDKAKEATKKIPNFQEILVFEKSEDCPSFLELVEEDDGSAFTGSPDIDPKETPLLLTFSSGTTGLPKPIVHTHATFLSAVIVVTQPTVWKFSQDDIILGMYPFCHVGGFLFLVNVLYQGVTLSVVPSYESDLFLEVIETHKVSVALVAVSILYRLLRDPSVRQYNLTSLKEIITGGAPLNQEDSDDVLMNSLPFLKSFRQVYGLSEALIVASVEKGKTTPNSVGKLTPSTELKVVDLVTGVTLGPNEGGEFYVRSPQVMKGYLNNPKVTAEAFTEDGWLKTGDFGHYDFEGNLYITDRLKEMIKSGFHQVSPTEIETVLCSHEAVEDAAVVGIPNSTLGEVPYGVVVIKPGCQVTPENILCFISARLAPQKQLKGVEILDKIPRSSFGKIERKYLKDRIVQKLKK; encoded by the exons atgagTATTAATTCTATAATGTCAGAAGACAAGATTCTTCTCTCTCCTTCGACTTCACTTGATGTACCCAACATTTCCCTGACAGAATTCCTCACGTTGGGTTTGGAAAAATGTGGCGACAAAGCGTTAATA GTTTCACACGACAAATCTCGTTCTTATACTGCCCAAGATGTCCTTCTGAGCAGTAGACGATTTGCTAGCGCCCTCGTACGGCGTGGTTTGAAAGTAGgagatgtattttgtatttgctCTGCTAATAACATTGATTTTGCGGCAGCTGCATTAGGAGCAATGAATGCAGGAGCAATCATTACTTTGGGAAAACCCATGGATAAAGCAG AAGAGCTTTGCTTTAGGCTGGAACAGACTAATTCTGTTTACCTGCTGGTGGAGAAAAAGAATTTAGATAAAGCGAAAGAAGCGACGAAGAAAATACCAAATTTCCAG GAGATATTGGTGTTTGAGAAGTCAGAAGACTGTCCATCGTTCTTGGAACTTGTTGAGGAAGATGACGGATCTGCTTTTACTGGTTCTCCTGACATTGATCCAAAAGAAACACCTTTACTGTTAACGTTTTCTAGTGGAACTACTGGATTACCTAAACCCATTGTACATACTCATGCTACTTTTCTTTCCGCAGTTATTGTTGTCAC GCAGCCGACTGTTTGGAAGTTTTCCCAAGATGACATTATTCTTGGAATGTATCCATTTTGCCACGTGGGAGGTTTTCTTTTCCTTGTAAATGTTCTATATCAAGGAGTAACTCTAAGCGTTGTGCCATCTTACGAGTCGGACTTATTTTTGGAGGTCATAGAAACACATAAA GTTTCTGTTGCTCTAGTAGCAGTTTCAATACTTTATCGACTTCTTAGAGATCCCAGTGTGCGTCAGTATAACCTTACCAGTCTGAAGGAGATTATAACAGGAGGAGCTCCTCTCAATCAAGAAGACAGTGATGACGTTCTTATGAATTCTCTTCCTTTCCTAAAGTCTTTCCGACAAG TCTATGGATTAAGTGAAGCACTTATTGTTGCTTCCGTGGAAAAAGGAAAGACTACACCTAATTCGGTTGGAAAGTTAACTCCTTCAACAGAACTGAAG GTTGTTGATCTCGTCACAGGGGTCACTTTAGGCCCAAATGAAGGTGGAGAATTTTATGTTCGTAGTCCGCAAGTGATGAAAGGCTATCTTAATAACCCCAAAGTTACAGCAGAAGCTTTTACAGAAGATGGTTGGCTTAAAACAG gaGATTTTGGCCATTACGACTTCGAGGGGAATCTCTACATCACTGACAGAttgaaagaaatgataaaatcagGATTTCATCAAGTATCTCCTACTGAAATAGAGACTGTGTTATGTAGCCATGAGGCAGTAGAGGACGCTGCTGTAGTTGGAATCCCAAATTCCACATTAGGAGAAGTACCTTATGGAGTTGTGGTGATCAAACCAGGTTGTCAGGTGACACCtgaaaatatactttgttttatttcag CTCGTCTAGCGCCACAGAAACAGCTAAAAGGAGTAGAGATTTTAGACAAAATTCCTCGATCATCGTTTGGAAAAATTGAACGTAAGTATTTGAAAGATCGCATAGTCCAAAAATTGAAGAAATAG